In Afipia sp. GAS231, a single window of DNA contains:
- a CDS encoding AraC family transcriptional regulator: MTSNSKYEPGFFFDRVDHNTGLEPSWRRGRVMLVLVQKGAMIVSNGQSSSQLRAKECGLILNDGSDSITVQHNGQTQILRCLIPLKSVRNIAPSKGELLPSKVFASDQLRTLFQLGLELSGAVSDANLHLRDAIGEAVLAAHIAGFADQSPQRLPSFVRNVCVYVNSHYREACDLDLLSEIAGVSKGHLTCEFRKHLGVSPVRYLWAQRTKMAAEAIKTTSLGLVEIAERCGFQSHFHLSREVKAFTGFSPRELRKNCSLELDALTKIAPVEALKYINTFG, translated from the coding sequence ATGACTTCAAACTCCAAATACGAGCCGGGTTTCTTTTTTGACCGGGTCGATCACAATACAGGGTTGGAGCCGAGCTGGCGACGCGGTCGCGTCATGCTGGTTCTCGTTCAGAAAGGGGCAATGATCGTTTCAAATGGGCAGTCGAGCAGCCAACTGCGGGCAAAAGAATGTGGCCTGATCCTCAATGACGGCTCTGATTCGATAACGGTACAGCACAACGGGCAAACGCAGATTCTACGATGCCTTATTCCTTTAAAATCTGTTCGAAACATCGCCCCCTCCAAAGGCGAGCTTCTCCCCTCGAAGGTTTTTGCATCGGATCAACTTAGAACCTTGTTTCAACTGGGCCTTGAACTCAGCGGCGCGGTTTCCGATGCGAACCTTCATCTTCGCGATGCAATAGGTGAGGCGGTGTTGGCTGCCCATATCGCAGGATTCGCCGATCAGTCACCACAGCGACTGCCAAGCTTCGTACGCAATGTTTGCGTGTATGTTAATTCACATTATCGCGAGGCGTGTGATCTTGATCTACTTTCCGAAATAGCAGGTGTCAGCAAAGGACATCTGACGTGTGAGTTCCGAAAGCATCTCGGAGTTTCTCCGGTTCGCTACCTTTGGGCGCAGCGCACAAAAATGGCCGCAGAAGCCATCAAAACGACAAGCCTAGGGCTTGTCGAGATCGCTGAGAGATGCGGGTTTCAATCTCATTTTCATTTGTCGCGCGAAGTAAAAGCGTTCACGGGCTTTTCTCCCCGCGAACTACGGAAGAATTGCTCGCTCGAACTGGACGCTCTCACCAAGATCGCTCCAGTCGAGGCGTTGAAATACATAAACACATTTGGCTGA
- a CDS encoding PDR/VanB family oxidoreductase — MTESSKLEVVVKKVAGEAEGISVWEFGSVSGEDLPSFTAGAHIDMHLSNGLVRSYSLCNSQDEQHRYVVAINKDARGRGGSKLIHETLRVGDRLKITTPHNNFPLVEGAKHVVFIAGGIGITPIYGMIQRLEQLGGSWELYYSTRVPETCAFKNKLETLEAYRPGRVHFNFDHLPGGKVLDLDRLIGTLPFDAHYYCCGPSPMLRAFEGACVAAGIPSEQMHTEYFTAKEAPSMEGGFTVVLQRSGKSFEVSSGNTILDALLANGVAVPYSCMQGVCATCETRVIDGIPDHRDSVLSPEEQASNKTMMICCSGSKSKTLVLDI; from the coding sequence ATGACTGAGTCTTCGAAACTCGAAGTCGTCGTCAAGAAGGTAGCCGGCGAGGCGGAGGGCATTAGCGTCTGGGAATTTGGGTCAGTTTCTGGCGAGGATCTCCCGTCTTTTACCGCTGGAGCGCATATTGACATGCATCTTTCCAACGGACTGGTCCGCAGCTATTCGCTCTGCAATTCCCAGGACGAGCAACATCGCTACGTCGTCGCAATCAACAAGGACGCCCGCGGCCGTGGCGGCTCGAAGCTCATCCATGAAACATTGCGGGTGGGTGACCGGCTAAAGATCACAACGCCCCACAACAACTTTCCGCTTGTGGAAGGCGCCAAACACGTCGTGTTCATCGCCGGCGGCATCGGAATCACGCCAATCTACGGGATGATACAGCGCTTAGAGCAGCTCGGTGGATCTTGGGAACTATACTATAGCACGCGCGTGCCGGAGACGTGCGCGTTTAAGAACAAGTTGGAGACGCTGGAAGCCTACAGGCCCGGCCGCGTGCATTTCAACTTTGATCATTTGCCAGGCGGCAAAGTGCTGGACTTGGACAGGCTAATCGGCACGCTACCGTTCGATGCGCATTACTATTGCTGCGGCCCTAGCCCAATGTTGCGGGCGTTCGAAGGTGCATGTGTCGCGGCCGGCATCCCCTCAGAGCAGATGCACACCGAGTACTTTACCGCGAAGGAAGCTCCGTCGATGGAAGGCGGCTTCACCGTGGTGCTTCAGCGGAGTGGCAAGAGCTTCGAGGTTTCTAGCGGCAATACAATTCTCGACGCGCTTCTCGCCAACGGCGTCGCCGTGCCGTACTCGTGCATGCAGGGCGTATGCGCAACCTGCGAAACCAGGGTCATTGACGGCATCCCGGACCATCGGGATTCGGTGCTGAGTCCCGAAGAGCAGGCATCGAACAAGACGATGATGATCTGTTGTTCCGGCAGTAAAAGCAAAACTCTTGTTTTAGATATCTAG
- a CDS encoding Rieske 2Fe-2S domain-containing protein, which produces MDAQPKSNAEFDPRMAFYTGPGTLGGRYLRSFWQPIYAGKLVKPGRARPVRVLGEEFTLYRGEEGQPHLVDHRCAHRGTQLSAGTVEGDAIRCFYHGWKYGADGQCLEQPGELKPFCDKIRIRSFPVKEYLGVVFAYFGEGEPPPFPRYERFERWDGTPNLSLMAEIAPYNFFQRIENSHDFVHLPFVHKQAFPPVKPTLDTIIPRVTTRECSWGMETHRVDPNGFDLVAYFGMPNINYISIGKGAGKEWEGGGELLFIRVPVDDHSHMQFMWNWTDGDHSELPQGDQLDLVNKTRNEIAMAILNGDTTMDAVIAAGTPGLFDIEDDVAQLGQGVLWNREGEHLGSSDVSLALMRRLWTRDLRALSEGRPRHDWHRTSDMIPNVAALPRDAR; this is translated from the coding sequence ATGGATGCTCAGCCAAAATCTAACGCCGAGTTTGATCCGCGTATGGCCTTCTACACAGGTCCGGGTACCCTAGGGGGCCGGTACTTGCGGAGCTTTTGGCAGCCGATTTACGCGGGCAAGCTGGTTAAGCCCGGGCGGGCGCGCCCTGTGCGAGTGCTCGGGGAGGAGTTCACTCTCTATCGCGGCGAAGAAGGGCAGCCGCACCTTGTTGACCATCGGTGCGCTCATCGCGGCACCCAGCTATCGGCCGGGACCGTGGAGGGTGATGCTATCCGTTGCTTTTATCACGGTTGGAAGTACGGCGCCGATGGGCAGTGTCTTGAGCAGCCTGGCGAGCTTAAGCCCTTCTGCGATAAGATTCGTATTCGCAGCTTTCCGGTCAAGGAGTATTTGGGCGTCGTCTTTGCGTATTTTGGTGAAGGCGAGCCGCCGCCGTTCCCAAGATATGAGCGTTTTGAGCGCTGGGATGGTACCCCCAATCTAAGCTTGATGGCTGAGATTGCGCCCTACAATTTTTTCCAGCGCATCGAAAACTCGCATGATTTTGTGCACCTGCCCTTCGTGCATAAGCAGGCCTTTCCGCCGGTCAAGCCTACGCTTGACACTATCATTCCGCGGGTCACGACGAGGGAGTGTTCGTGGGGTATGGAGACGCACCGGGTCGACCCGAATGGCTTTGACCTTGTTGCCTACTTCGGAATGCCAAACATCAATTATATCTCGATTGGCAAAGGTGCGGGCAAAGAGTGGGAGGGTGGGGGTGAATTGCTTTTCATCCGCGTTCCCGTAGATGACCACAGTCACATGCAGTTCATGTGGAACTGGACAGACGGCGACCACAGCGAACTACCGCAGGGCGATCAGCTCGATCTCGTCAACAAGACGCGTAACGAAATCGCGATGGCTATTCTAAATGGCGATACGACGATGGACGCGGTCATCGCTGCTGGAACGCCTGGCCTGTTCGATATTGAAGATGACGTCGCGCAGTTGGGTCAGGGTGTCCTCTGGAACCGTGAGGGTGAGCACTTGGGAAGCAGCGACGTATCCTTGGCGCTGATGCGGAGATTGTGGACGAGAGATTTGCGGGCTTTGTCAGAGGGGCGTCCACGTCACGACTGGCATCGCACGTCTGACATGATTCCTAATGTGGCCGCGCTTCCGAGAGATGCTCGGTGA
- a CDS encoding alpha/beta fold hydrolase: MGAVSVKSGYVMNQGLALSYLEWGAQGAPAVVLSGPFRNAAYEWRHTAELLEDRFRVIAVNLRGQGDSSPFPVREFNPDGYVEDLKAVVDELNAAPAVIVGFSVVISGVAVAFAAAHPELVKGIVLVDGGLGYSQEQAGAAGERARSMPSTFPDWDAARLYFSRMVDQSFASPEDLEERAAYTFRRLPDGSVIWKSDPVLRECWPGEEFARNTGAQPAQVWEQVRCPILVAKGASKNTTLKGREHLSIEGCEQIAKYGTGSSWVAVPNVTSHFVHEENPAGFVGVIRPFLEKAHSI; this comes from the coding sequence GTGGGGGCTGTATCGGTCAAGTCCGGCTATGTGATGAACCAAGGGCTTGCGCTGAGCTATCTCGAGTGGGGAGCGCAAGGTGCGCCTGCCGTGGTGCTTTCGGGTCCTTTCCGGAATGCTGCTTACGAATGGCGTCATACAGCCGAGCTTCTCGAGGACAGGTTTCGCGTTATTGCGGTTAATCTTCGCGGACAAGGGGATAGTTCGCCGTTTCCAGTTCGTGAATTTAACCCCGATGGTTACGTCGAAGATCTGAAGGCTGTGGTTGACGAGTTGAACGCGGCGCCTGCCGTCATTGTGGGCTTTTCGGTCGTTATATCGGGCGTCGCCGTGGCATTCGCGGCAGCGCACCCCGAATTGGTCAAGGGCATTGTGCTTGTAGATGGCGGGCTCGGATATTCGCAGGAGCAGGCTGGGGCGGCGGGCGAACGGGCTCGTTCCATGCCGAGCACCTTTCCAGACTGGGACGCTGCGCGGCTTTATTTCAGTCGAATGGTTGACCAGTCCTTTGCGTCACCAGAAGACCTCGAAGAGCGCGCTGCCTATACATTCCGACGCCTTCCAGACGGATCGGTGATTTGGAAGAGCGACCCGGTTCTTCGCGAGTGCTGGCCGGGTGAAGAGTTTGCCCGCAACACAGGCGCTCAACCGGCGCAGGTTTGGGAGCAGGTGCGTTGCCCCATCCTCGTCGCCAAAGGTGCATCGAAAAATACGACGCTAAAGGGACGCGAGCATCTGTCCATCGAAGGTTGCGAGCAAATCGCCAAGTACGGAACGGGGAGCTCCTGGGTTGCGGTTCCAAATGTTACGTCTCACTTCGTCCACGAGGAAAATCCGGCCGGCTTCGTCGGCGTGATCAGGCCGTTTCTCGAGAAGGCTCATAGCATCTGA
- a CDS encoding alpha/beta fold hydrolase, which yields MKSAPVKSGYVLNEGNPLYFHEWGQTGAPDVLFLGPLRSAAYFWKPVIERLDDRFHCVAVNLRGHGDSGPMLRRNTDVNDYVSDVAATIRQLGLARPTVIAFAPIIAGAGVAFAAQHADMLSSLVLIDGGPGLPPQNLPMVKQRMSAIPSDFASWGDAISFLRQGLAPPVQALAEERAPYVFRRTIEGRINWKYDPVLREEFLRPELPPYVGALPDSVWGKVRCPMLLLVPQGGTAQMTLSDCERLAKYGDGSRWIEVPNCQHFIQEENPDGFNEALTPFLRDVHGLA from the coding sequence ATGAAGTCGGCTCCCGTCAAATCCGGGTACGTTTTGAACGAAGGTAATCCACTTTATTTTCACGAGTGGGGGCAGACTGGGGCGCCGGACGTCTTGTTTCTCGGTCCCTTACGCTCTGCTGCCTATTTCTGGAAGCCAGTCATCGAGCGTCTTGACGACCGTTTCCATTGTGTGGCGGTCAACTTGCGCGGTCATGGTGACAGCGGCCCCATGCTGCGCCGTAACACCGATGTCAACGACTATGTCAGCGACGTGGCAGCTACAATCCGCCAATTGGGACTCGCTCGTCCGACCGTCATTGCGTTCGCGCCGATAATTGCCGGTGCTGGCGTTGCCTTTGCGGCGCAGCACGCGGATATGTTAAGTTCCCTGGTTCTAATCGACGGAGGGCCGGGACTTCCACCGCAGAACCTTCCGATGGTCAAGCAGCGAATGTCGGCGATCCCGTCGGATTTCGCTAGTTGGGGAGACGCGATCTCCTTTTTGCGCCAAGGATTGGCGCCACCGGTTCAGGCTCTGGCCGAAGAGCGCGCTCCATACGTATTCCGTCGGACGATCGAGGGGCGGATCAACTGGAAATACGATCCGGTTTTGCGAGAAGAGTTCCTTCGTCCGGAGTTGCCGCCCTACGTGGGCGCTCTTCCAGACAGCGTTTGGGGTAAAGTTCGTTGCCCTATGCTGCTGCTCGTTCCGCAGGGCGGCACCGCTCAGATGACGTTGAGCGACTGCGAGCGCCTTGCAAAATACGGCGATGGGAGCCGATGGATCGAAGTCCCTAATTGCCAACACTTCATCCAGGAGGAGAATCCGGACGGCTTCAATGAAGCCCTTACGCCGTTTCTCCGGGATGTCCATGGTCTCGCATAA
- a CDS encoding SMP-30/gluconolactonase/LRE family protein, with the protein MIEIDKESAGWRKIVPETGSPEKILTGCANFADGPVWDEADGALIFTEAWMNRSPGKIWKWRPNRGVEFVFGPCKGLGATLDLEGRLVVAGWSSRSIWRREHDGSTTVLASHYGALRINSPNDVVVHSSGAIYWTDPATGLNGNGRGADRTDDLQRYLPFESVFRVWPGSGQVEPVADDFALPNGITFSPDERLLYVNDTIRQHIRVFDVQPDGSLANGRLFYEAEADLPGTFDGMKVDVEGNVYCTAAGGIHVIDPEGKLLVRIRFPTPVGNIAWGGPDWRWMFCTLQESIYRIELKIPGVPVRRR; encoded by the coding sequence GTGATTGAGATCGATAAGGAATCCGCCGGTTGGCGTAAAATTGTTCCTGAGACCGGGAGTCCAGAAAAAATCTTGACGGGCTGCGCCAACTTTGCGGATGGCCCCGTCTGGGATGAAGCCGATGGCGCGCTCATTTTCACCGAAGCATGGATGAATCGGTCACCGGGCAAGATTTGGAAATGGCGGCCCAATCGGGGAGTTGAGTTTGTTTTCGGCCCCTGCAAGGGTCTGGGCGCTACGCTCGATCTTGAGGGGCGGTTAGTCGTCGCCGGCTGGTCATCGCGTTCGATCTGGCGCCGCGAACACGATGGATCCACGACAGTCCTCGCATCCCATTACGGGGCGTTGCGTATCAACTCGCCGAATGACGTTGTCGTGCATTCGAGTGGGGCAATTTATTGGACTGACCCTGCTACTGGACTCAACGGTAACGGTCGTGGTGCTGATCGTACCGATGATCTTCAGCGTTATCTGCCTTTCGAAAGTGTATTTCGTGTATGGCCAGGCAGTGGACAAGTTGAACCGGTCGCGGACGATTTTGCATTGCCAAATGGCATCACTTTCTCGCCGGATGAACGGTTGCTGTATGTAAATGATACAATTCGTCAGCACATACGCGTGTTTGACGTCCAGCCAGATGGATCATTGGCGAATGGGCGGCTTTTTTACGAAGCTGAGGCCGACCTTCCTGGCACTTTCGACGGTATGAAGGTGGACGTGGAGGGGAATGTTTATTGTACCGCCGCGGGTGGGATTCACGTGATCGATCCCGAGGGCAAGCTTCTCGTGCGCATCCGATTTCCGACACCGGTGGGCAATATAGCCTGGGGCGGTCCCGATTGGCGATGGATGTTCTGTACACTGCAGGAGTCAATCTATCGAATCGAACTAAAGATTCCAGGTGTACCTGTGCGACGTCGGTGA
- a CDS encoding SMP-30/gluconolactonase/LRE family protein has translation MAWVIERVAGPYSGEADGPVWDGEALLFSLVTESRILRYHPDAGRVVEYRKYTNNTRGLALAPEGGLFGCQGSARRVGRFNVDGTLSMLADRLDGRLHNQPYDLAVDRTGRIWFTDPEPPLRMMEPPVDHASVLRLDHVGGGAWVLKRMTLDTEFPMAIAFSKDERSLYVADNPRGGRKLSELRVYPLQSDDTLGQSSVLHSWDGFAVTGMCVTSRGNIVACLDGGKDGESAAVVVMSDTGIILEQFSFGPSKPTNCAFGGPGLKTLYVTSADGCLYKVRNFKL, from the coding sequence ATGGCGTGGGTAATTGAACGGGTTGCTGGGCCATACTCAGGCGAGGCCGATGGGCCGGTATGGGATGGCGAAGCGCTCTTGTTCTCTTTGGTCACCGAGAGCCGGATACTGCGTTATCACCCCGACGCGGGGCGTGTGGTCGAATACCGCAAATATACCAATAATACCCGGGGATTGGCGCTGGCCCCCGAGGGAGGCCTCTTCGGATGTCAAGGTTCGGCGCGCCGGGTCGGTCGGTTCAATGTTGATGGCACTCTTTCGATGCTTGCCGATCGGCTCGATGGACGCCTTCACAATCAGCCCTACGACTTAGCAGTCGATCGGACCGGTCGCATCTGGTTTACTGATCCCGAACCTCCGCTTCGCATGATGGAGCCCCCGGTTGATCATGCTTCGGTGCTCCGCCTCGACCATGTCGGAGGCGGCGCGTGGGTGCTCAAGCGTATGACGCTGGACACTGAGTTTCCGATGGCCATAGCCTTTTCGAAGGATGAGCGGTCGCTTTATGTCGCCGATAATCCTAGAGGTGGACGGAAGCTATCAGAGTTGCGAGTGTACCCTCTTCAATCTGACGATACACTTGGGCAGAGCTCCGTCCTCCATTCTTGGGATGGCTTTGCGGTGACAGGCATGTGCGTCACATCGCGTGGAAATATTGTTGCATGCCTCGATGGCGGAAAAGATGGCGAATCTGCTGCAGTAGTAGTGATGTCTGACACGGGGATTATATTAGAGCAGTTTTCATTCGGCCCGAGCAAACCAACCAATTGTGCATTCGGCGGGCCCGGCCTGAAGACACTCTACGTCACTTCGGCCGATGGCTGTTTGTACAAGGTGCGGAATTTCAAGCTGTAG
- a CDS encoding ABC transporter substrate-binding protein yields MSKASSISRRGLLAGAAAVLGTGSRGLAQGNSDWQAGAPPEWDRVLAAARSEGQVTVAAFPLLSETMSAAFKRDTGIQLNFLGGNTAAQSARLEAEARAKNVTIDVMIAGGRELHMMRENLLEPILPQLILPGVAPQNFHDGKHKFVDDAGQYLLQGASYVFGWLTVNTDIVKPGEIKVWQDLLDPKYRGKIAAYDVRFPGPGQGAATWLYKARGLQFIKDLYLGQQVKFSTENRSLMEGVVRGTAPILLGGVQIEVERFRANFKNIGVVLPDDGPGYLTGGYSAIKQAKGVPHPNAAKVFTNWYMSKPGQEVYESIMLEASRRLDVNTGLPSYLVPGKFNYLDDYNEESYFSREVLVKSINEALGQR; encoded by the coding sequence ATGTCAAAAGCTTCGTCTATTTCCCGCCGTGGTTTACTAGCGGGCGCTGCGGCGGTGCTTGGCACCGGTTCCCGTGGTCTAGCTCAGGGCAATTCTGACTGGCAGGCTGGTGCTCCACCGGAGTGGGATCGAGTACTCGCGGCGGCCCGCAGCGAAGGGCAGGTCACTGTCGCTGCGTTTCCGCTGTTGAGCGAGACGATGAGCGCCGCGTTCAAGCGCGACACAGGAATCCAGCTGAATTTCCTCGGCGGTAATACGGCGGCGCAGTCGGCACGGCTCGAAGCGGAAGCGCGCGCGAAGAACGTGACTATCGACGTCATGATAGCCGGCGGCCGAGAACTGCATATGATGCGGGAAAATCTGCTGGAGCCGATCCTGCCGCAGCTAATTCTTCCCGGCGTTGCGCCTCAAAACTTTCATGACGGCAAGCACAAATTCGTGGACGATGCCGGTCAGTATCTTTTGCAAGGAGCTTCCTACGTCTTTGGTTGGCTAACGGTCAATACCGACATCGTGAAGCCCGGCGAAATCAAGGTATGGCAAGATCTGTTGGACCCAAAGTACCGCGGCAAGATTGCGGCGTACGATGTCCGATTTCCTGGGCCGGGGCAAGGAGCTGCGACTTGGCTTTACAAGGCGAGAGGCCTTCAGTTCATCAAGGATCTCTACTTGGGACAACAGGTCAAATTTTCCACTGAAAATCGCTCGTTGATGGAGGGGGTTGTTCGTGGGACGGCGCCGATCCTTCTGGGAGGAGTTCAGATCGAGGTTGAGCGCTTTCGCGCGAACTTTAAGAATATTGGCGTTGTCCTTCCCGATGATGGGCCCGGCTACCTCACGGGAGGTTACAGTGCTATCAAGCAAGCCAAGGGTGTACCACACCCGAATGCAGCGAAAGTGTTCACCAACTGGTACATGAGCAAGCCCGGTCAGGAAGTCTATGAATCCATTATGCTTGAGGCCAGCCGGCGCCTTGACGTTAACACCGGTTTGCCCAGCTATCTCGTGCCAGGTAAGTTCAACTATCTTGATGATTACAACGAAGAATCCTACTTCTCGCGCGAGGTTCTGGTTAAGAGCATCAACGAGGCACTGGGGCAGCGCTGA
- a CDS encoding thiamine pyrophosphate-dependent enzyme produces the protein MNRSEAMLIVAKSRGDAALIVGPGVSGGLIYEHGDSPASIYNMDMAYAAPMGLGIALSRPDRKVLVVEGEGSFFAGSTTLSTIWRMRPKNLTILITDNTVWGTGDGKVPTATSFGTDLGALALANGWDKKHVHTCDQPEEFRARLEEALGGVGPNFIVCKNDPTADEHMQSSLLRPRASRHQLDCAVLMRRDLNGDG, from the coding sequence ATGAATCGCAGTGAAGCAATGCTGATTGTTGCGAAGTCCCGTGGTGATGCTGCGTTGATTGTTGGTCCTGGTGTCAGCGGAGGGCTGATTTACGAGCACGGTGACAGTCCGGCCTCAATTTACAACATGGACATGGCTTACGCAGCCCCGATGGGGCTCGGCATAGCGCTTAGCCGTCCGGATCGGAAGGTTCTAGTAGTGGAGGGCGAGGGATCATTCTTTGCCGGCTCCACCACGCTCTCGACGATCTGGCGCATGCGTCCGAAAAATCTGACAATCTTGATAACTGATAACACGGTCTGGGGAACGGGTGACGGCAAGGTGCCTACTGCCACCAGTTTCGGTACGGACCTAGGGGCGCTCGCATTGGCGAATGGATGGGACAAAAAGCACGTACACACGTGCGATCAGCCTGAGGAGTTCCGTGCGCGACTTGAGGAAGCGCTTGGAGGTGTTGGACCAAATTTCATTGTCTGCAAAAATGACCCGACCGCAGACGAGCATATGCAATCCTCGTTGCTTAGACCACGCGCTTCTCGCCACCAGCTCGACTGCGCGGTGCTGATGCGGAGAGATCTGAACGGCGACGGGTAG
- a CDS encoding CoxG family protein, with product MELIGEYRISASRETVWLALNDPDILKQCIPGCESVEKLSDTEFKANIVLAIGPVKAKFAGKGVLSDFDPPNSYKITGEGSGGIAGFGKGTADVKLVQEGNETLLQYSASAQVGGKIAQLGSRLVDATCRKLAEQFFGKFASAVSSAPGATQITGS from the coding sequence ATGGAACTGATTGGCGAATACCGGATTTCCGCATCTCGCGAAACTGTTTGGCTGGCGCTAAACGATCCCGACATCCTAAAGCAGTGCATACCTGGCTGCGAGAGTGTCGAAAAGCTATCCGATACGGAGTTTAAGGCCAACATCGTGCTGGCGATCGGCCCAGTGAAGGCCAAGTTCGCCGGCAAGGGCGTGCTGTCCGATTTCGATCCACCCAACAGTTACAAGATCACCGGCGAGGGCTCCGGCGGTATTGCCGGATTCGGGAAGGGCACCGCTGACGTCAAATTGGTGCAGGAGGGTAACGAAACCCTTCTGCAATATAGCGCTAGTGCACAGGTCGGCGGCAAGATCGCTCAACTTGGTTCGCGGCTTGTGGACGCTACATGCCGCAAGCTTGCGGAACAGTTCTTCGGTAAGTTTGCTTCTGCGGTTAGCTCTGCCCCCGGCGCCACTCAAATTACCGGCTCGTAG
- a CDS encoding (2Fe-2S)-binding protein encodes MVEISLTVNGQLSSAVVEGRTLLVQLLRDKLGLTGTHVGCDTSQCGACVVHLNGEPIKSCSILAVQCEGQNVLTIEGLARDGKMHPMQEAFREYHGLQCGFCTPGMVMSALALAQRQSILSEREIREHLEGNLCRCTGYHNIVKAIEAGAKAMASAK; translated from the coding sequence ATGGTTGAGATTAGTTTAACTGTTAATGGTCAGCTCTCGTCCGCGGTCGTTGAAGGTCGGACGCTGCTCGTGCAGCTGCTGCGCGATAAATTGGGTTTGACTGGAACGCACGTTGGCTGTGACACCAGCCAATGCGGTGCTTGCGTAGTTCATCTTAACGGTGAGCCAATCAAGAGCTGCAGCATCTTGGCGGTGCAGTGCGAGGGGCAGAACGTATTGACCATCGAAGGGCTGGCCAGGGACGGCAAGATGCATCCAATGCAGGAAGCGTTTCGCGAGTATCATGGCCTTCAATGCGGCTTTTGCACACCCGGCATGGTAATGAGCGCGCTCGCGCTCGCTCAGAGACAGTCTATCTTAAGCGAGCGCGAGATCCGGGAACATCTGGAAGGCAACCTTTGCCGTTGCACGGGCTACCACAACATAGTGAAGGCGATCGAAGCTGGCGCAAAAGCGATGGCGAGCGCAAAGTAA
- a CDS encoding xanthine dehydrogenase family protein subunit M: MYAFTYKKASSIVDAADKLIADGEAKLLAGGMTLIPTLKQRLAQPTELIDLNGIAELVGVTVSGKIVTIGAMTRHVDVARNPDVNKLIPALAKLASHIGDPAVRNRGTIGGSIANNDPSADYPSAVLALDATVRTNRREIKADDFFVGMFETALEPGELVVAVSFPVPEKAGYKKFPNPASRYAVVGVFVAKTSCGARVAVTGAGPVVFRQTEMEAALSGNWSPEAVANIKQAEDGLNSDIHASAEYRAHLVMVMAKRAVAEAA, from the coding sequence ATGTACGCTTTTACTTACAAGAAGGCTTCATCGATCGTCGATGCCGCTGATAAGCTCATCGCTGATGGCGAAGCCAAGCTCCTGGCCGGCGGCATGACGCTGATTCCGACGCTGAAGCAGCGCCTCGCTCAGCCGACCGAGCTGATCGATCTGAACGGCATTGCTGAGCTTGTCGGTGTGACTGTGTCCGGCAAAATCGTCACCATCGGCGCGATGACTCGTCACGTGGACGTCGCGCGCAACCCCGACGTTAACAAGTTGATCCCTGCGCTGGCAAAGTTGGCCTCCCATATCGGTGACCCGGCTGTTCGCAACCGCGGAACAATAGGCGGTTCGATCGCCAACAACGATCCGTCGGCCGACTATCCTAGCGCCGTGTTGGCCCTCGATGCGACAGTCAGGACTAATCGACGCGAGATTAAGGCTGACGATTTTTTTGTCGGTATGTTCGAGACCGCGCTTGAACCCGGCGAGCTCGTTGTAGCGGTGTCATTTCCGGTTCCGGAAAAGGCAGGCTATAAAAAGTTTCCGAATCCCGCCTCTCGCTATGCGGTGGTTGGCGTGTTTGTTGCAAAGACGAGCTGTGGCGCGCGCGTCGCTGTCACGGGCGCCGGCCCGGTCGTGTTCCGCCAAACCGAGATGGAAGCTGCACTTTCCGGGAACTGGTCGCCTGAGGCTGTCGCGAACATCAAACAAGCTGAAGACGGGCTGAACTCCGACATCCACGCGAGCGCGGAATATCGAGCCCACTTGGTGATGGTAATGGCGAAGCGGGCGGTAGCCGAGGCGGCGTAA